Genomic window (Alnus glutinosa chromosome 9, dhAlnGlut1.1, whole genome shotgun sequence):
AAAGAGAAAGATTGAGGACCCATTAATTTGGTGCATGGGTAAATGACCGGAACCGTGTATAATGTAATTAGAtacaagaataaaagaaaaattaatttgattgtaAAAAATTGAGAGGATTATATTCTTTGATGCAGTACATtattttaagagtaatgttacatattatattatattgatcTCACTCTTATTTCATTGGATTGATGTGGCTATGCCCAtcaatttttgaatttaatttttaatttttttatttattttttaacaatggttGCTCCAAGGGTTTATGGTCACTACTACAGGATAGAAgatatagtatataacatttttttattattattttaaagagtAGAGTTGCATAGTACTATACCTCCATCCCGGCCACCTCATCCCGCCGAGCTGATGTGGTATGTAGTGTCCATCAGCCATTGCATTAACCctagttaaaaataaaactattcaATAACTGATTGGTACTACCACATCTACCCAGTGGAATGAGAGTAAAGTATGTAGCGTCATGTATGCTAGAGAGTAAAAACCACACTTTTATCCTACCATTATCTCACTTTGCTCCCAATCAGCCCTTAACAgaaagagtaatgatatttagtaGAATAATATACAACTGGAATTAATAACGTAGTAGTACAAATcaaccctaattttattttattttttttaacaagtgcTGGCTTTCACTATCACATCATCAAGTTATACAGCAGTCATATAATattttactaaatagcattactctaatagTAGAAAAATGAGGTAAAAGAGGATGATTGGGGGAGGATAGAAAAATTCTAACCCAAGTGAAATATGGGCAGGCTGGGTTTAATATTTTCACAACCCAATTAAACCAGTAAGCCCAGACCAATTCCCATGAATTGTAACCTTAGCTGTAATCATGACCAAATGCATGTTAACGTTAATTTTCAGTGATGACTTTCGGGATTTCGCTGAGCTTTGCTTCAAGGAATTTGGTGACCGTGTAAAGCATTGGATCACAATAAATGAGCCATACACCTTCAGCGATGGTGGTTATGCAACCGGGCAACTAGCACCTGGTCGATGTTCCAGTTGGCAAAAGCTGAACTGCACCGGTGGAGATTCAGGCACAGAGCCATATTTGGTCACCCATAACCTGCTTCTTGCTCATGCAGCCGCTGTTCAAGTCTACAAGCAAAAATATCAGGTTCCATCTTGCAAATCTTGCCCATTTTTATAATGTAATGATTAGTTATAAaacagaaattatatatatattatgcaaaagaaatatttaatcATCATGTTTAGTTCATTATGTGTTCAGGCCGCACAAAAAGGTGTTATAGGGATTACGCTAGTGACAAGCTGGTTTGTGCCAATCTCTAATGCCAAGCACAATCGCAATGCCGCGCTCCGTGCCCTTGATTTCGTGTTGGGATGGTAATTAGCTCGTTAAGTCTTTTTTCTAGAGTACAcactttaatttctttctttttgttccaTTTCCAATTCTCATttcgtataatttttttttttttttttaattcgatAACTTCGATTGAATCTCTAACCCTACAATCTCTATGATCATTAGGGTTCCTATTGTTGGCTTTCTTTTTAATTAGCTAATTTCTCGTCTTGGAATACATGAGAGATTAAAGAAGATCGGGATTGGTTGCAATTTACTGACCAAATTACAGCCAATTCGGGCAGCTAGCTAGGCCTACATATTTAAAATTGTCCATGGTTTACTGCaggtatttggaccccttgacaAATGGTGACTATCCCTATAGCATGCAATCTCTTGTTGGAAAGCGATTGCCCAAGTTCACGAAAGAGCAATCCAAGTTGGTAAAAGGGTCATTTGACTTCATCGGATTAAACTACTATACTTCCAATTATGCAACCTACGCACCTGGCCTTAATTCTAGAAATCCAAGCTACTTGACAGATTCTCTTGTTAATCGCACcagtaagtatatatatatatatatatatatatatatatatatatatatatatatatatatatataacacttgGAATCAATTTTTCTGTGTTTCTTATGTATCTAATTAATTATACTAATTAACTTTTGTCGTGGCAGCTGAGCGCAATGGGATCCCCATTGGTCCACAGGTGTGTATTAAATATTTCAACATTTCTTTCTTACTGTATTAATTGAAGGTATACCTAGTCTCATGGTGGGGCTAATTACTTGTACATGaaatgtgtaatttaaaaatttaactaaaatCTTAACATTTCTCCTCACGTGGAATAATGAATatgatttaattgaaaatatgagGTGAATGACATAGACAATGTTTGAACTCAAAACATTTACTCTGATAcaatattatcattattatcttaaaagcttaattaagttgatagaaaaaaaaattaaattaaattaaattttatatatatatatatatatatatattatctaaatCGCAGGCTGCATCAAGTTGGCTCTATGTTTATCCTAGAGGACTTCGGGATCTTTTGCTTTATGTCAAGGAGAAGTACCATAATCCGCTAATCTATATTACCGAGAACGGtaagtctatttttttttcttctaattataaattttcaaataacttCATGAAAAATTGGAACAAAGTGGTAGCCATTAGATATTCCATGTGAACCTAAATATCAATCGATCTACAACTATATTGTAGGAATTGATGAGTCCAATAACGCCACCTTGTCTCTTGAGGAAGCCCTCATCGACAAACTCAGAATTGAATATTACTATGGCCATCTTTCTTATCTTCGTAGGGCTATCATGTAAGTGCTTAACAAACGTATTAAATTGTTATACAACTACTATACAACTTTAAATTATAACAGTAAAATTtagtactttaaaaaaaaaaatgatttttattgtcatttcgggtaattgtataacaatcatataTCAGTATACTAaatagctctctctctctctcttaaatctAGTTGGTTTTGACTTCTTCTTTTGCATGTTTTGGTGCGTGCGGTGTGGGGGAAATAGGGATGGCGTAAACGTTAAAGGATACTTTGCATGGTCATTGTTGGACGACTTCGAATGGAATTCAGGTTACACAGTTCGGTTTGGCATCCACTATGTAGACTTTAAGAACGGATTGAAAAGACACCCTAAACTTTCAGCCCGTTGGTTCaagaatttcctcaagaaatAGACATGAAAATgatcaaactatatatatatgtaagttttttttttaagtttttagttttatttatttattattatttaattgaaaaatgacacgtggcaggtattatgggcatatttcgtcaaaactgagcatttttcaaacgttttgatagtttggggggctagaGTCCAAGTGTTAGCCGTTCATGGGACTACTTGCAAAACGGATGATAGTTTGTgagctaaattgtaatttttccttatatattttatggtcaaaatttaaagttaatgcatCTAATGGTGCACATgatttttacattatttaaatttttaaaagacgtgctaATATTGACTTCATACATACCATtagatacatcaattttaaatcataaCCCTTCATTTAAAATAGATATTATTCGGAGAAGATCCTATTCCAGCCAAGCTATTGCCGCATGTGGATAATGATTCAAAGGAGAAGGACCATACTGCTCGAAAATGACGAAAAGTTGCATGAAATAATGTGTTTTCCTCTGTTATTTATGGGGACTGGGTAGTACtcacaccacaaaaaaaaaaactcgagaacaaccaaaacaaattgAATACAGAACGCACATAAAACCAAATTTGGAGCTTTTTGTTTGGATCTAataacagattttttttttttttttttttttatagataatcTAATAACAGATTAATTCATGGAGCTTTCGGGAAGACAGAAACGTCGGGATCAAacattcaattatatatatatatatagttgtacaATATTTGCGAAATCTAGAAATATTCCTTTTTTGTATATAGTTGTACAagattttagaataataatcaATATTCACATGCATTAGATTTTTTGGGTCTGTCTTAATCTAGCTGATTAGAAAGTTAGGGCTTTCTAATTAACGTCAGTAGAGAAAGACTAGAGAATGATGTATAACACATcccaattttcaaatttaaatatataaagacAAAATGTATAACCTTATTCGGGAGGAGAGAAAAATTCATGCATGTCTAATGTGTAAATATCAAATATTTGATTGTACTCTTGACAATTTAAGAATTAAGGGCGTGTTTGGGACGGGTAACccatgttttttaattatttttgaaaaacttgtttgggtagattttttaaatgcaaattctattaaagtattaatatccaacttttttcaattttgtctgaGATTCtttaaaccatcaaaacataatttcaaaaagcaaattttttcagtattcataattttaaatatataaaaaatagtagaatacaatacaaaaaattgAACAACCAAACTATCCCTAAAAATCTAAATTAACGTACGgttaattggttttttttttataagttctTCCCAGCCCGCTTGGGTTAAAGACCAATTAGTGAAAGGTCTTGTTAAATAATTACCTattcatcaaataaaaaattaagaatttactaaaatgatttataagaatgGGTTCTTGAATCTAATGATCAATATTCCCGATCGCATGATCAAGTCCATGTCCAACGATGATAAATTAATTTGAATCATTAATTTGATCTTAGTAAACAGGTaactaaatataatttctcaaaGAGGACATTGTAAAAAACTTGGATTTCTCGATCTCCACTAAAAGTTTTCTCCCGAACTGTGGTCCAAGTTAATTAGACTGTCGTGCGACTCGTGCCAAAGGAGGAGGGAGAACCCTGTGTTACTTCCCTATGAAGAAGCCATATATTAAGGAGAATAAGATAAAGGAAGTAGAAATTTatgaagagagaaataaaacggaataaaaataataataaaaataataataagagtatACGTTAGTAGAATTGCTATGATACAATGAAAGAATAATAGCTCTTATATGAAGAAAATGATTTGATTCACTTATCTGTATATATACAAAAGCAGCTATATATACTGCTGTTACAACGTATATATAAGGGCATCTCCAACAGGAGtgctattttaaccaaaatgttaaatttggctatttttgtctctttttcttcctccagcAGAATAGCTACTCTAGCTTTTTTCCTAACttcatgaatagtgaatagtcactattggctattcactgttcatctgtttacacatttttttttattaattctctctctctctctctctctctctctctctctctctctctctctctctctctctctctctctctccctctccctcttcgTCTCTCTCTGCTCCGGGCCTCTCCGTCCCTCCCTGTTGAAGGACATAACTAGAGAGATGGATATGGGAGATCCGCGAGGCCCAGCACCACAACCACGAAGACCCCTCCGTTGAAGGACATAACCGCCGGCATCAGCAGGTACGCGATGGCCGAGTTCACCCCGAAGAGCACAGCCCCGCCGATCCTCGCCACCGACCACATCCCCCCTCCTCCGAGGGTCTTCCCCTGTAGCAGAGGGGCCTCGATCAGCGCCAGCAGCTTCCCGGATGAGACGAGCTTGAAGCGCACGCGCCGATTCTCCAAGTACTGGTAGAAGGCGAAGACGATGAGGAAGGTGAAGAGGATGAGGCAGGGAAGGAGGGCGATGAGCCAGTACTAGTCCACGATGACGTGCGCCAGAAGTCGAACAGTAATCGCTCGGCTCTGTTGGGATTGGGGAGACGGGTTGGGGGTTGGGGGAGActggagagtgagagggagatcggagagtgagagggaaatgaaaaaaaaataaaacaaaatgattaaaaaataatatttaaaaaaaaagtagagagtgAACTGTTGGAGAGAATATGAGATAAACAGTGGTTAAAGTAAAGATTGgtactttttgagtagctattttaacttcaactgctggagatggcctaatTACACAAATCATGGAAATATACATATGGCACAATAACCAATCAACCATTATTTGAGTGGACAAACGAATATATTAAAAGATCGTCCTTTGATGCATTGATGTGAGGTGGGACGTGTTCCACGTGAAGAAAAAGCAATGTCTATTATAATTCTTATATTCGGCGtgaaattcatatatatatatatataagatgggTTCACAAGTATATATAAATCTTATACCAAATATAAGAAGCTCAACAGTGCCTTTTACGTACCCACAATAACCCAAATTAGTGATGGCATTTCAAGGTTGTCTACGCATTGGTCTCCCGGTCGTTCTtatttgaatttctcatctcCCTTCTTGTGTGTGAAAGTTTAAACAGAAACTGGTTTTGGTTACTTGACCAAACCAGGGAAGATGTGTTATTTATATTGATCAATGTACATTGGTTTTTGGAAAACTAACACAATACTTTACAAcaactaaattaaataaatagaaaacaaagagagaagAGGATGTCTTGGTCCGTGTAACAAGGCAGGATACCAGGAGGTGAAAATGCAGCTCAAATCCTGGAAGGAATGCTGCTGCAGGTTGGCTGTGCAGACTAGTCTAGGATGCTGATGATCAATCTTAGGTTCATGTGTATGCTGAGTCCCAAGGATGAATGCTGAGAAATGATGGAAGAGTAGCCAAAGGAGAGCAGGAGCTGAgtaacggctactagccgttacTTGGTAGTGACTAGGTTTTCCTCTGCATTCTGCTTTTCTGTTTCCACTAGGTTTACTTCCTTAACACCCCCCCGCAAACTAATGGGAGGAAGAACCATTAGTTTGTCACGGAGGAAGCAAAACCGAGCAGCGGTGTGACAtttggtgaagatgtcagccaattgatcaAGGGTGGAAATATAATGGAGTTGGAGATCCCGATTGGCAACTTTCTCCCGAACAAAATGGATGTCGACTTCGACATGCTTGGTGCGGGCATGATGGATTGGGTTGGAGGCCAGAGCAAGGGCTCCTGAGTTGTCACACCACAGAACCGGAGGAGAAGGAAGTGTAACATGAAGTTCTCGAAGCAGCATACGCAGCCAGTACATGTCTGCAGTAGCCAATGATAAGGCTCTATACTCGGCTTCAGTGCTTGATCTGGAGACAATATGCTGTTTCTTGGCAGACCAGGATATGAGATTAGAGCCAAGGAATACACCAAAGCCGGAGGTAGACCGCCGATCATCCGGATCCCCTGCCCAATCCGAGTCACAATAAGCAGTGAGCTTGATGGGGCCTTTCGTGTAGTGAAGGCCAGAATCAATGGAGCCTTTGAGGTATCGTAAGACACGTTTGGCGGCTGTGAAATGAGTGGTAGTGGGGGCATGCATATGTTGACATAGTTGATTGACTGAATAGGCTATGTCTGGCCGGGTGAGGGTCACATATTGGAGGGCTCCAACAATGTGGCGATAGAGAGTCGGATTAGGCAGTGGTGCTCCATCAAATTTGGACATTTTGGTGCCAGCAACACATGGAGCCGGGTAAGGTTTGGCATCTGTCATCTGAGTGCGGTCTAGAAGGTCAGTAATATATTTGGACTGTCGAAGGTGGAGGCCAGTTGAGTCTCGGATAGACTGAATCCCAAGGAAGTAGCTGAGTTCACCAAGGTCTTTGAGAGCAAATTCTGATTTAAGCTTGCTGAATATCCAGGAAATGGTGACTTTGTTGTTGCCAGTGAGTATGATATCGTCTACATAGACCAATAGATAAATGTGAACAGAGTTGGCATGATAGGTGAAAAGGGAGGGATCCAATTGAGAGCCGGTGAAGCCAATGTCAAGAAGAGCTTGAGATAACCGAGTGAACCAAGCTCTCGGGGCCTGCTTTAAACCATAGATTGACTTATGTAGACGACACACATAGTTCGGGTAGGAAGGATGAACAAAACCTTGGGGTTGTTCCATATAGACCTCTTCATCCAACACCCCATGGAGAAATGCATTAGAGACATCCAGTTGGTGGATTGGCCAATCAAATTGGACTGCTAAGGCTAAGACTAGACGAATGGTTGCTGGTTTAATGACTGGGCTAAAGGTTTCATAATAATCAATCCCACCAAGTTTAAAGACCCATTTATTTCT
Coding sequences:
- the LOC133877458 gene encoding beta-glucosidase 12-like, giving the protein MAFQGYLCLGLVVVLGSLTCNSIAVTPSLTTASLNRSSFPAGFIFGTGSASYQYEGAAREGGRGASIWDTYTHRYPGRILDGSNGDVAIDQYHRYKEDIGIMKEMGADAYRFSISWTRVLPKGKLSGSVNREGVKYYNNLINELLDKGLKPFVTIFHWDLPQTLEDEYGGFLSPRIADDFRDFAELCFKEFGDRVKHWITINEPYTFSDGGYATGQLAPGRCSSWQKLNCTGGDSGTEPYLVTHNLLLAHAAAVQVYKQKYQAAQKGVIGITLVTSWFVPISNAKHNRNAALRALDFVLGWYLDPLTNGDYPYSMQSLVGKRLPKFTKEQSKLVKGSFDFIGLNYYTSNYATYAPGLNSRNPSYLTDSLVNRTTERNGIPIGPQAASSWLYVYPRGLRDLLLYVKEKYHNPLIYITENGIDESNNATLSLEEALIDKLRIEYYYGHLSYLRRAIMDGVNVKGYFAWSLLDDFEWNSGYTVRFGIHYVDFKNGLKRHPKLSARWFKNFLKK